CTATTAGGTTAAGTGAATCTTTCCATATCGAGGTGCGATTGGGCAATTCTTTGATAGTTTCAGAAAATTTTTCAATAACCGGATCCAACCCTATCCATATAGAGTAGACGATTACAAGCACGAAGAATGCTCCCAGGAAAATTTTGAGCGAGCCGCTTTTTTTATTTCGGGAAAACAGTATGTAGAAGGAGAGAATTGACACCACGAATGAAAAGATGGCCCCTCTCGATTGAGCGAGGATCATGCTTATGGCGGAAAAGGAAGTGGCGAATAAGAGTATAAGCCGCGTCGATAGGTGTATTTTCAATCTGTCCGCCCTTCGGCTCGGGACCGAGCCCTTATTCGACCCTAAGTAGAGAATGTATCCCAGAAATAGAGGTATTACGACGATGAGCAGTCCGGCTAAGTGGTTCGGGTTGATGTAGGTTCCAGATGCGGGTACCTTGGTCCCGCTGATTATATACTGAAGCAGCCCGATCAGTGATTCTACCATGGCTATCGTGAATACGATCCAGAAGAATCTTTTTATTCGTTTGCTCGACCTGATATAACTTGACACCGTAAAGAAAAAAGCCGCATACGAGAGATATAGGAGAAGTTTTTCATACGTTAAGAACGGGTAGAGGCTTAGCGCGTCGGACAGCTTGACGCCGTTGCCGAATATGTAATTCAGGGCTTCGCTTCTTCCGTGAAACAACTCCGCCTTGTGCGGGGAAATGAGCCTGAGGATAAACTCCGGGAGATCCAGGGTCTGAAACAGGATGATACCGAAAAAAAGTGCGAAAAAAACATATAAACGGGAAGGCAGTATATGTATGCGTCTTTTGAGTATTTCACCGATCAACCATACGCCAGAT
This DNA window, taken from Thermodesulfobacteriota bacterium, encodes the following:
- a CDS encoding O-antigen ligase family protein, translated to MFHGRSEALNYIFGNGVKLSDALSLYPFLTYEKLLLYLSYAAFFFTVSSYIRSSKRIKRFFWIVFTIAMVESLIGLLQYIISGTKVPASGTYINPNHLAGLLIVVIPLFLGYILYLGSNKGSVPSRRADRLKIHLSTRLILLFATSFSAISMILAQSRGAIFSFVVSILSFYILFSRNKKSGSLKIFLGAFFVLVIVYSIWIGLDPVIEKFSETIKELPNRTSIWKDSLNLIADFPLFGSGLGNFNLAYTLYKKEAAGPYVYDHAHNDYIELIVETGILGFALVLTGLISYFITAIGAVKDFNPKKDPLRFYLTLGCLSGMFGMMAHAITEFVFQIPSNAYYFTFLLGLSVSMTDHLYRVIHKTNEAS